A window from Corynebacterium urealyticum DSM 7109 encodes these proteins:
- a CDS encoding FAD-dependent oxidoreductase: MHMVAHIHDCIIVGAGQAGLSTAFYLQRRGITPVILDNQPGPGAAWRHVWPSMTLFSTPGFSNMSGMPMPSYHGPGDFPDAQHVIDYFTAYEQRYDFDIRRPVDVLKVNADTADGFVLETSEGEFRARTVVAATGTWAAPFVPFLPGTFRGRQTHSATYAGPEEFRGKKVAVVGAANSGAQIAAELTDVAEVTWFTRHEPRWMPDDVDGRVLFQRNRARAQAVLAGEDDPGGDRNLGEIVMLPKVLEARDSGALRATPMFDSLDELTEAGFDELVWCTGFRPAVRPFRELVRTTDAGRLRSAVSGFYLVGLGETTGPGSGTIMGVQPFAREVAGKVADELS, encoded by the coding sequence ATGCACATGGTCGCCCATATCCACGATTGCATCATTGTCGGCGCCGGCCAGGCCGGGCTCTCCACCGCGTTCTACCTGCAAAGACGCGGGATCACCCCCGTGATCCTGGACAACCAGCCCGGCCCCGGCGCAGCGTGGCGGCACGTGTGGCCCTCCATGACACTGTTCTCCACCCCGGGTTTCTCCAACATGTCGGGCATGCCCATGCCGAGCTACCACGGGCCCGGGGACTTCCCCGACGCCCAGCACGTCATCGACTATTTCACCGCATACGAGCAACGTTATGACTTCGACATTCGGCGCCCTGTTGACGTCCTAAAAGTGAACGCTGACACCGCGGACGGCTTCGTCCTCGAGACCAGCGAGGGCGAGTTCCGGGCGCGCACCGTCGTCGCGGCGACGGGGACGTGGGCGGCGCCGTTCGTCCCCTTCCTGCCCGGCACCTTCCGCGGGCGGCAAACGCATTCCGCGACCTACGCGGGGCCGGAAGAGTTCCGTGGCAAGAAGGTCGCGGTGGTCGGCGCGGCGAACTCGGGGGCGCAGATCGCGGCGGAGCTTACGGACGTCGCGGAGGTCACCTGGTTCACCCGCCACGAGCCGCGGTGGATGCCCGACGACGTCGACGGGCGCGTCCTGTTCCAGCGCAATCGTGCCCGCGCGCAGGCTGTTCTCGCTGGTGAGGACGATCCCGGTGGCGATCGCAATCTCGGGGAGATCGTGATGCTGCCGAAGGTGCTGGAGGCCCGGGACTCGGGTGCGCTGCGGGCGACACCGATGTTCGATTCGCTGGATGAGCTGACGGAGGCGGGCTTCGATGAGCTCGTGTGGTGCACGGGTTTCCGCCCGGCGGTGCGGCCGTTCCGCGAGCTGGTGCGGACGACGGATGCGGGGCGGTTGCGCTCCGCTGTATCCGGGTTTTACCTGGTGGGTCTCGGGGAGACGACGGGCCCCGGTTCCGGCACGATCATGGGTGTGCAGCCTTTCGCGCGCGAGGTGGCCGGGAAGGTTGCCGACGAGCTGAGTTAG
- a CDS encoding DNA polymerase III subunit gamma and tau, translated as MALYRKYRPASFAEVVGQEHVTEPLSVALDSGRINHAYLFSGPRGCGKTSSARILARSLNCVEGPTSTPCGKCDSCIALAPGGPGSLDVTELDAASHRGVDDMRELRDRAFYAPADSRYRVFIIDEAHMITTEGFNTLLKIVEEPPEHLIFIFATTEPEKLLATIRSRTHNYPFRLLTPPDMRGLLGRIVADEGAVVEDAVYPLVVRAGGGSPRDSLSIMDQLLAGAGPEGVTYQRAVALLGVTDSSLLDRSAEALAAQDQAGLFAVVDDVINAGYDPRRFAMDLLDRFRDLLVVQAVPDAFERGLVDVPAQEQDALRQQAEALGPATLTRCAAVVNDGLSQMRGATSPRLLLEILCARMALPAAGMTVEALAQRVEALEQGTGVRAAGPMGASGGLASPAVGAGASPTGDASGLSSGKRYERPRRRKASAEAASAESGAAEPQNAVSQGAEPKGAQPQGAAPQQPEQPGNADAQPGQSAQAGAPAQSGQPGQQAADQSGEQADGQSAAQGAAPATQEATSQPEKPAVQETAEVARAQQPADNAQEQQGAEPAAQDVNAAAQSARQESNAAGAQDEDPAIAQAREAREIMDRRRAAAHANAGQVSQQAGAGQAPQPSAAQAPQQAAADQSQRAGAAAQSLSQSQASTEVSGVEPSDQQPQSGNAQAENTEQRSVQPTGQPAEAPVEAAQSTDAPADTSAAATAPAGDAAQVDEQAWQKILEKVREHDLSAWIAGRDATLAAEQPTAGQIVVEHATGALAKFVNSDRNAPIYSKAAEEVLGAAHTVLATVGGNNPGKAQAGSAEEAPAESATPTSTTSGNNATGAEASHSTVSQPAVSQAEPGQVGPDHAAANQAPAVTAEPSSANAAGGHAPSEAAGSGQALGEGTSAGQDAPGEAAGFGQAAPTQATQPAQPAQPSAGASALERARRMAEASAAQATSPTPAPTRPSHTEEPKPQSGWRARAAKYAASREYKLANGFNGVPLPDEPPEDPWDSGPGGYPNGPAPGAGNAGPRPAGGAPQGGQPGGPHPAGQANNGGAFGGQGVDVPNQRTQPTDPEEALRRQQDEIMDDLATGEAGKRETRPALEIAGELIENILGGERTR; from the coding sequence GTGGCTTTATACCGGAAGTACCGCCCGGCCTCGTTTGCCGAGGTCGTAGGGCAGGAGCATGTAACCGAACCGCTGTCCGTCGCGCTGGATAGCGGGCGCATCAACCATGCGTACTTGTTCTCGGGCCCGCGCGGTTGCGGTAAGACCTCCTCGGCACGCATCCTCGCGCGCTCGCTGAACTGCGTGGAGGGGCCGACGTCCACGCCGTGCGGGAAGTGCGATTCCTGTATCGCGCTCGCCCCTGGTGGCCCGGGAAGCTTGGACGTCACCGAGCTGGACGCCGCCTCCCACCGCGGTGTGGACGACATGCGGGAGCTGCGCGACCGGGCGTTCTACGCGCCCGCGGATTCCCGCTACCGCGTGTTCATCATCGATGAGGCGCACATGATCACCACGGAGGGCTTCAATACCCTCCTGAAGATCGTGGAGGAGCCGCCGGAGCACCTCATCTTCATTTTCGCGACCACCGAGCCGGAGAAGCTGCTGGCGACGATCCGGTCGCGGACGCACAACTACCCTTTCCGGCTGCTCACCCCGCCGGATATGCGCGGCCTGCTGGGGCGCATCGTCGCCGACGAGGGCGCGGTGGTTGAGGACGCCGTGTATCCGCTGGTCGTGCGCGCGGGCGGGGGTTCGCCGCGTGATTCGCTGTCGATTATGGATCAGCTGCTTGCCGGTGCGGGTCCGGAGGGCGTGACTTATCAGCGCGCGGTGGCGCTGCTGGGAGTGACGGACTCCTCGCTGCTGGACCGTTCCGCGGAGGCGCTGGCTGCCCAGGATCAGGCGGGCTTGTTCGCGGTTGTCGACGACGTCATCAACGCCGGTTACGATCCGCGCCGCTTCGCGATGGACCTGTTGGATCGCTTCCGTGACCTGCTGGTTGTTCAGGCGGTCCCGGATGCTTTCGAGCGCGGGCTGGTGGATGTTCCGGCCCAGGAGCAGGACGCGTTGCGGCAGCAGGCCGAGGCGTTGGGGCCGGCGACGCTGACGCGCTGTGCTGCGGTGGTCAACGATGGTCTCTCGCAGATGCGTGGGGCGACGTCGCCGCGGTTGCTGTTGGAGATTTTGTGCGCGCGGATGGCGCTTCCGGCCGCGGGTATGACGGTGGAGGCGCTCGCGCAGCGTGTTGAGGCGTTGGAGCAGGGCACGGGGGTGCGCGCTGCCGGGCCGATGGGCGCCAGCGGTGGGCTGGCGAGCCCGGCCGTGGGTGCTGGGGCGTCCCCGACGGGGGACGCGTCCGGCTTGTCGAGCGGTAAGCGTTATGAGCGACCGCGGCGTCGCAAGGCGTCGGCGGAGGCTGCATCGGCGGAGTCGGGTGCTGCGGAGCCGCAAAACGCGGTGTCGCAGGGCGCAGAGCCGAAGGGCGCACAGCCGCAGGGAGCGGCACCGCAGCAGCCAGAGCAGCCGGGGAATGCTGACGCGCAGCCGGGTCAGTCCGCGCAAGCTGGTGCGCCCGCACAGTCCGGTCAGCCTGGCCAGCAGGCGGCGGACCAGAGTGGTGAGCAGGCTGATGGGCAGAGCGCCGCGCAGGGAGCTGCTCCGGCCACTCAGGAGGCAACATCTCAGCCGGAGAAGCCAGCTGTGCAGGAGACCGCAGAAGTAGCACGCGCCCAGCAGCCCGCGGATAACGCGCAGGAGCAGCAGGGTGCAGAGCCAGCGGCTCAAGATGTGAACGCCGCAGCGCAGTCTGCCCGGCAGGAGAGCAACGCTGCCGGTGCACAGGACGAGGACCCGGCGATCGCCCAGGCCCGCGAGGCTCGGGAGATCATGGACCGTCGCCGTGCCGCCGCCCACGCGAACGCGGGCCAGGTATCGCAGCAGGCAGGCGCGGGCCAGGCACCGCAGCCGTCTGCAGCTCAGGCACCGCAGCAGGCAGCTGCGGATCAGTCCCAGCGCGCTGGCGCCGCGGCACAGTCGCTGTCGCAGTCGCAGGCCAGCACAGAGGTCAGCGGTGTAGAGCCCTCTGACCAGCAGCCCCAGTCGGGGAATGCCCAGGCCGAGAACACTGAGCAGCGTTCCGTGCAGCCGACCGGGCAGCCTGCCGAGGCACCCGTAGAGGCGGCACAATCCACCGACGCCCCTGCGGACACCTCGGCTGCGGCGACCGCCCCCGCTGGTGACGCCGCTCAGGTCGACGAGCAGGCATGGCAGAAGATCCTGGAGAAGGTGCGCGAGCACGACCTGAGCGCCTGGATCGCCGGCCGCGACGCCACCCTGGCCGCGGAGCAGCCGACCGCAGGTCAGATCGTGGTGGAGCATGCCACGGGAGCGCTGGCGAAGTTCGTCAACAGCGACCGCAATGCCCCGATCTATAGCAAGGCGGCCGAGGAGGTTCTCGGCGCCGCGCACACAGTGCTCGCCACCGTTGGCGGGAATAACCCGGGAAAAGCCCAGGCCGGCTCAGCTGAGGAGGCCCCGGCGGAGTCGGCAACCCCAACCAGCACGACCAGCGGGAATAACGCCACTGGCGCGGAGGCTAGCCACTCGACGGTAAGCCAGCCTGCGGTAAGCCAGGCAGAGCCCGGCCAGGTGGGGCCCGACCACGCTGCGGCGAACCAGGCCCCCGCTGTCACAGCGGAGCCAAGCAGTGCGAACGCTGCCGGCGGGCACGCACCGAGCGAGGCGGCTGGCTCCGGCCAGGCGCTGGGCGAGGGGACTAGCGCTGGCCAGGACGCGCCGGGTGAGGCGGCTGGCTTCGGCCAGGCTGCCCCGACGCAGGCCACCCAGCCCGCCCAGCCTGCCCAACCCAGCGCGGGGGCCAGCGCCCTCGAGCGCGCCCGCCGCATGGCCGAAGCCAGCGCCGCCCAGGCAACGTCCCCAACCCCGGCGCCCACGAGGCCAAGCCACACCGAAGAGCCCAAGCCCCAAAGCGGATGGCGGGCCCGAGCCGCAAAATACGCCGCCAGCAGGGAATACAAGCTCGCCAACGGATTCAATGGTGTCCCCCTCCCGGACGAACCGCCGGAGGACCCCTGGGACTCCGGCCCCGGCGGCTACCCCAACGGCCCCGCACCAGGTGCAGGCAACGCAGGCCCCAGGCCGGCCGGCGGCGCCCCGCAGGGCGGCCAGCCGGGCGGCCCACACCCCGCCGGGCAGGCCAATAACGGTGGGGCTTTCGGAGGCCAAGGGGTTGACGTCCCAAATCAAAGGACCCAACCCACCGACCCCGAGGAAGCCCTACGCAGGCAGCAAGACGAAATCATGGACGACCTCGCCACCGGGGAGGCCGGGAAGCGCGAAACGCGACCCGCCCTGGAGATCGCGGGGGAGCTCATCGAGAACATCCTCGGCGGCGAGCGCACGCGCTAG
- a CDS encoding YbaB/EbfC family nucleoid-associated protein — protein MSQPNMNDIMAQAQRMQKQLQEAQAEIVASSIVGEAGNGKVTLVLSGGGEVQDLKIDQEVVDPEDVETLQDLIIGAFQDANQKLQDLAQEKMGPLADLGGGGLPF, from the coding sequence ATGTCCCAGCCAAACATGAACGACATCATGGCCCAGGCCCAGCGCATGCAGAAGCAGCTGCAGGAAGCACAGGCGGAAATCGTCGCATCCTCCATCGTCGGTGAGGCCGGCAACGGCAAGGTCACCCTCGTGCTCTCCGGCGGTGGCGAGGTCCAGGACCTGAAGATCGACCAGGAGGTCGTGGACCCGGAGGACGTCGAAACCCTGCAGGACCTGATCATCGGCGCATTCCAGGACGCCAACCAGAAGCTGCAGGACCTCGCCCAGGAGAAGATGGGCCCGCTGGCTGACCTTGGTGGCGGCGGACTGCCTTTCTAA
- a CDS encoding TM2 domain-containing protein, giving the protein MPPQYGAGNYPAYPGYSHGVQQGFHAENAEPKSWAVAALLAFFLGSLGVHNFYLNYTTRAKWQLGLTIFGWATAIVLIGIPFIFAVQIWAFVEFILILTKSGPYDSDGDGNDLR; this is encoded by the coding sequence ATGCCGCCGCAGTATGGGGCTGGGAACTATCCGGCGTACCCCGGTTACTCGCATGGGGTGCAGCAGGGCTTTCACGCAGAGAACGCTGAGCCGAAGTCCTGGGCTGTGGCGGCGCTCCTGGCTTTCTTCCTGGGGTCCCTGGGCGTACACAACTTTTATTTGAACTACACGACCCGGGCGAAGTGGCAGCTCGGCCTCACGATCTTTGGATGGGCCACCGCTATCGTCCTCATCGGAATCCCTTTTATCTTCGCCGTGCAGATTTGGGCCTTTGTGGAGTTCATCCTCATCCTGACGAAGTCCGGCCCCTACGATTCGGATGGTGACGGCAACGACCTGCGCTAG
- a CDS encoding recombination mediator RecR: MFEGPLQDVIDEFASLPGIGPKSAQRIALHLLENATGEDIERFQATLGNLHSGVAFCRICHNISQEDVCRICADSSRDASLVCVVEEPKDIQVIERTGEYRGRYHVLGGALDPLNGVGPGELNVTALVQRIGGVLPDVAVSAPHASAGGPVQGSLMDGGAGAGTGGGSGAGAGGAGVGSDGLGAGAGSEATGNERGADEVEYREAPEITEVIIATDPNTEGEATASYLGRLLKEFPGLTVSRLASGIPMGGDLEFVDELTLSRAFAGRTQLKL; this comes from the coding sequence TTGTTTGAAGGTCCGCTTCAGGACGTCATCGACGAGTTCGCCAGCCTCCCAGGCATCGGGCCGAAAAGCGCGCAGCGCATCGCCCTCCACCTGCTGGAAAACGCGACCGGCGAGGACATCGAACGTTTCCAAGCCACGCTGGGGAATTTGCACTCCGGCGTGGCGTTTTGCCGTATCTGCCACAACATCTCCCAGGAGGACGTCTGCCGCATCTGCGCGGATTCTTCCAGGGACGCCAGCCTGGTGTGCGTGGTCGAGGAGCCGAAGGACATTCAGGTCATCGAGCGCACCGGTGAGTACCGGGGCAGGTACCACGTGCTCGGTGGGGCGCTGGACCCGCTGAATGGCGTGGGGCCGGGGGAGCTGAACGTGACCGCGCTCGTGCAGCGGATCGGTGGGGTGCTGCCGGATGTGGCGGTGAGCGCGCCGCACGCGTCGGCCGGTGGGCCGGTGCAGGGGTCGCTGATGGACGGCGGCGCTGGCGCGGGCACAGGTGGTGGCAGCGGTGCTGGTGCTGGTGGCGCTGGAGTAGGCAGCGACGGCTTGGGTGCGGGTGCTGGCAGCGAGGCCACGGGCAATGAACGCGGTGCCGACGAGGTTGAGTACCGCGAGGCCCCGGAGATCACCGAGGTCATCATCGCCACCGACCCGAACACTGAGGGCGAGGCCACTGCCTCCTACCTGGGGCGTTTGCTGAAGGAGTTCCCGGGGCTGACGGTCTCGCGCCTGGCCAGCGGGATCCCCATGGGTGGGGACCTGGAGTTCGTGGACGAGCTCACGCTCTCCCGCGCGTTCGCGGGCCGTACCCAGCTGAAGCTCTAG